Part of the Paenarthrobacter sp. JL.01a genome is shown below.
CCGGTGACTACCCTTGCGGCCGCCAACGCCGCGGCTGACGCCGACTGGCACGTGTCTTCTGTCAACCCGCGCGGTCTCGGATCGGAATTCGAACTCAAGCACAGGGACGGCCGGAGCTTGCGGGTCCACACGGGCTTGCCGGGGGACTTCAACGTGGCCAACGCCGCGTTGGCCACCATCATGGTCCTTGAGTCCGGCGTGGAGGAAGCTCTACTCCAGGAAGCCCTTGATGCCCATGATCCCTTCACCGTAGCGGTTCCAGGGCGCATGCAGCTGGTCTCCACCGAACCTGCATCCGTGGTTGATTTTGCCCACAATCCAGACGCCCTGGCCCGTGCCCTGACGGCCGTCCGATCGCCTGAGCCTGGTTCGCGGGTCATCGTTGTCTTCGGTGCGACCGGACAACGAGACCAGGGCAAGAGGCCCACCATGGGAGCCATTGCCGCCCGGCTCGCGGACGTGGTCATCATCAGCGATGACGACCCCCACGACGAGGACGCAGCGGCGATCCGCGCGGAAGTCCTGGCGGGCGCCTACGCGGCCCGCGAGGAAGAAAACCTGGATTGCGAAATCGTCGAATCCTACCCGCGCGACGCTGCCATCCGTCGTGCCGTGGAGGCAGCGACGACAAAGGACACCATCCTCATTGCAGGACGTGGCCACGAGGTCTGGCAGGAAGTGAAGGGCGTGAACCTTGCCCTGGACGACAGGGTGGAGCTGAAGGCTGCCTTGACATCCAGGGGATTCAGCGTTTCATCGGACCAGCGGATAGAGTCCTAAACCGAGATGATTGCATTTACTGCGGCGGAGATCGCCGACATCACCCATGGCCGCTTGACCGGAGATCCGGGCATCGTGCCCTCCTCTGTGGTCACTGACTCACGGGAGGCCACGCCCGGCTCGCTGTATGTGGCAAAGCCCGGCGAGCACGCCGACGGCCACAGCTTCGTCGACGCCGCTTTCGCCCGTGGCGCCGTCCTCGCACTGGCCGAACGCGAAGTGGCCGACTCCAACGGCAACCCGTATCCCGCCGTCGTGGTGGATGACGCCGTCCTGGCCATGGGCGCCCTGGCCGCTGAAGCCGTACGCCGTATCCGGGCTGAGCGCGAACAGCGCGGCGAGAAGTTCACGGTGGTTGGCATTACCGGTTCTGCCGGAAAGACCACCACCAAGGACCTCCTGGCCGGAGTTCTGTCCACGGCCGGGGCCACAGTGGCTCCGCAGGGCTCCTACAACGGCGAGGTCGGCGTCCCGCTGACAGTTTTCGCAGCTGACGCCCGGACGCGCTTCCTGGTCATCGAAATGGGTGCCACGGGCCTGGGGCACATCAAGTACCTGGCCGGCATGGTCAAACCCGACATCGGGGTGGTCCTGATGGTTGGTACGGCGCACGCCGGCGAGTTCGGTGGCGTGGAGAACATCGCCAAAACCAAGGGTGAGCTGGTCGAAGCCCTCAGCGAAAACGGCACGGCTGTGCTCAATCTTGACGACGGCCGGGTCGCTGCGATGCGCTCACGAACCAACGCCAAGGTGCTGGGATTCTCGGCCCAGCCGGCAACCAGCGAAGAGGTCGAGGCCCGCAACGTGGTGGTGGACGCCGACGGCTGTCCCGCCTTTGATCTCGTGCTTCCCGACGGCGGACCGTCCGTACCTGTCCACAGCCGCCTTATCGGCGCGCACCATGTGACGAACCTGCTGGCAGCCGCTGCCGCTGCGTTCGCTGCGGGCATTCCTGCCGCAGACATCGCCGCGTCCTTGAGCTCACAGCAGGCTGCGAGCAGGTGGCGGATGGAACGGACCGAACGCGAGGACGGCGTCACCATCATCAACGACGCCTACAACGCCAACCCTGAATCCATGCGCGCGGCACTGCGCACCCTGGCGGACATTGGACAGGGCCGCAGGACCTGGGCTGTCCTCGGAGCCATGCTTGAGCTGGGAGACGATTCCATCCGCGAGCACACCGCGGTGGGCACGCAGGTAGTGCGGCTGAACATCTCCCGCCTGGTGGTTGTTGGGCGTGAAGCACGTGCCCTGTACGTTTCGGCGATCCAGGAAGGCTCCTGGGGTGATGAATGCTCCTTCACCGAAACCGTGGAAGAAGCATACGAGCTCCTGCAGAACGAACTCAGGCCGGGCGACCTCGTGTTGTTCAAGTCCTCCAACGGGGTCGGACTGAGGCACTTGGGTGATCGGATAGCATTACCTCCACGGGCCGAGCCCACCGGAGAAAGCGCGGCAGAACCTGCCGCAAGCGAAGGGAACGAGCTGCTGTGATTGCACTTTTGATCGGCGCCGGCGTCGCCCTTCTGGTGGCCCTGATTGGCACACCCCTGTTCATCAGGTTCCTGGTAGCCAAAAGTTACGGTCAATTCATCCGTGATGATGGGCCCACCTCACACCACACCAAGCGCGGCACCCCCACCATGGGTGGAACCGTCGTGGTGGCGGCAGTGCTCATCAGCTACTTCGTGACCCACCTGATCATGTGGATGATGAATCCACGGTCAGCCGGACCTTCGGCGTCCGGGCTGCTGCTGTTGTTCCTCATGGTCGGCATGGGCTTCGTCGGGTTCCTGGATGACTACATCAAGATCTCCAACAAACGCAGCCTGGGCCTGAACGCCCGAGCCAAGCTCATCCTGCAGGCCGCTGTCGGCATCATTTTCGCCGTGCTGGTCCTGCAGTTCCCCAACGAGGACGGACTTCGTCCCGCCTCAACGCAGATTTCGCTGGTCCGGGACATCCCCTGGCTGGACCTCGCGTTCGGCGGGACTGTCCTGGGTGCCATCTTGTTCATCGTGTGGTCCAACCTGATCATCACGGCGGCCACCAATGGCGTAAACCTTACTGATGGCCTGGACGGCCTGGCCGCCGGAGCCTCCATCATGGTCTTCGGCGCATACACGATCATGGGCATCTGGCAGAACAACCAGGCCTGCGGCTCTCCCCGGGAATTCGGCAGCGGCTGTTACCAAGTACGTGACCCCATGGACCTCGCCCTGCTCGCCGCGATCCTCAGCGCCGCCCTCGTGGGATTCCTCTGGTGGAATACTTCACCGGCCAAGATCTTCATGGGAGACACCGGCTCGCTGGCCATCGGCGGAGCAGTGGCAGCCTTCGCCATCCTCTCCCGCACTGAGTTGCTGCTGGCCTTCATTGGCGGCCTGTTTGTCCTCATAACCCTCTCGGTCATCATCCAAGTCGGTTTCTTCAAGCTCTCCGGCGGCAAGCGGGTCTTCAAGATGGCCCCGCTCCAGCACCACTTCGAACTCAAGGGCTGGGCGGAAGTCACCGTGGTGGTCCGGTTCTGGATCCTCGCCGGGCTTTTCGTGGCCGCGGGCCTGGGAATCTTCTACGCTGAATGGGTGGTGCTGCTGTGAACGAAAGCTCCGAGACAACGACTTCCACCTCCGACCGTCTCAAGGACCTCACCAGCTGGGATGCCGACTGGAGCGGGCTGCGGGTTGTCGTGACAGGCATCGGCCTGTCCGGCTTCTCTGCCGCGGACACACTGATCGAGCTTGGAGCCAAGGTGGTGGTGGTGGACGCCGCAACCACCGACAAAGCCAAGGCCCAGGCGGACACCCTGAAGATCGTGGGTGCCGTCGATGTCCTCCTCGGGGAAGATGCCGTCAACGCACTTCCCCTGATCGATGACGCGCTGCCTGACCTGGTGGTGACCTCGCCCGGCTGGCGCCCGGACCAAGCCCTGCTCGCGGCAGCCAAGCGTAAGCACATTCCTGTTTGGGGCGACGTCGAACTGGCCTGGCGCCTGCGCGTCCGTGAAGGACGCAAGACGACCGAGTGGCTGGCAATCACCGGAACCAACGGCAAGACCACCACAGTGGGAATGACCGAATCCATGCTGCAGGCCGCCGGTTTGAAGGCAATCGCGGTGGGGAACGTGGGAACGCCGATCCTGGACGCGCTCCGGGACCCTGTTGACTACGATGTTTTCGCCGTGGAGCTGTCCAGCTTCCAGCTGCACTGGAGCCACTCCCTGTCACCGGTGGCAAGCGTATGCCTCAACGTCGCCGAGGACCACGTGGACTGGCATGGTTCCTATGCGTCCTATCTGGCCGACAAGGCCAAGGTGTATGAGAACACCCAAAAGGCCGCGATCTACAATGCCGAGCAGATCGAAACAGAACGCATGGTGGAGAATGCGGACGTCGTGGAGGGCTGCCGTGCCATCGGCTTCACCACCAACACTCCGGCCATCAGCATGGTGGGCGTGGTGGAAGGCCTCCTCGTGGACCGCGCCTTCATCGCCGAGCGCAAGGACTCCGCGGCAGAGCTCGCGGCCATGGCAGACCTGGGTCCGGTCGCCCCACGCCACATGGTGGCCAATGCACTGGCAGCTGCAGCACTGGTCAGGGCCTACGGTGTTGAACCATCAGCTGTGAAGCAGGGCCTCGTGAACTACCTGCCCGGCGCCCACCGCATCCAGTTGGTGGCAAAGCACAACGACATCCTGTGGATCAACGACTCCAAGGCGACCAATCCGCACGCTGCCTCGGCGGCCCTTTCGGCCTTCCAGAACGTGGTCTGGATTGCCGGAGGCTTGTCCAAGGGCGTCAACTATGACGATCTGGTCAAGGAACACGCACCCCGGCTCAAGGCCGTGGTCCTCATCGGAACGGACACCGGCCAGCTTGAGGCCTCGCTCCAGCGACACGCGCCGGATGTCCCCGTGATATCCCAAGCCAAGGGTGACACTGAGAGTGTGCAGACCGCAGCCGGTAACGCAGCTTCGCCAATTTTCGGCGAGACCGTCATGGCCCAGGCTGTGGCGTCCGCGGCGGGCGTAGCCACCTCCGGTGATACCGTCCTCATGGCGCCGGCGGCTGCATCCATGGATCAGTTCTCTTCCTACGCTCACCGTGGCGACGCATTCGTCCAGGCAGTTCGCGAGCTTGTGGAAGGGCAGGCACAGACCACCGAGGAGTAACAATGGTCAGCACGCCCACCCGCACCCGCGGCAAAGAGCCAGGGGACGGGAAGAACAAGGCCACGCCCCCGGGCAGCAGGCAGCCCAAAGGACTCCGCAGGCACTGGCGCAGCTTCTGGGAAAGCCTTGAAGGCAAAAGCAAGGCTCCCAACAGCTCCACGTACTACCTCATTTTGGGTTGTGCCCTGGCCCTGACGGCCATTGGCATCATGATGGTACTGTCCGCTTCGAGCGTCGAGGCCATTTCCGAAGGAAAATCGCCCTACGCCGACGCCATGAAGCAGGCCGCGTTCGGTGTCGTTGGACTCATCGCGATGTACATCATTTCGCGGACCAACGTGGACTGGATGAAGAAGTTGTCCTGGTGGGCCCTGGGCGCAGTGGTGGTGCTGCTGGCCTTGGTGCAGGTCATGGGCAACAGCGTCAACGGAAACAAGAACTGGATCGACCTCGGGGGCATCACCCTCCAGCCCTCCGAAATGTCCAAACTTGTTCTCTGCGTCTGGATTGCCGCGGTACTTGCCCGCAAACAGAAGCTCCTTAACCGCTGGATGCATGTCATCATCCCGGTGGTCCCGGGAGCTGGCCTGGTCATCGGTTTGGTGATGCTCGGCAACGACCTCGGAACTGTCATTGTCATTGCGGCCATCGCAGCCGCCGGCCTCTACTTCGCCGGGGTTCCCGGACGGATGCTGGGCATCGCGGGCATCGTCGGCGTGGTCGGGGCCATCCTTGCCACAGTCAGCAGTTCCAACCGCATGTGCCGCATTACGTCCTGGCTGGGTACGGCATCGGCATCGTGCACCGAACAGTTCGACTTCGACTTCCAGTCAACCAACGGCATGTACGGCCTGGCCCAGGGGAGTTGGACGGGCCTGGGACTGGGCCAGAGCCGGCAGAAGTACAACTGGCTCCCCGAAGCCCACAACGACTTCATCTTTGCCATCATCGGCGAGGAACTGGGACTGGTGGGAACCATCGTGGTCCTCGTGCTCTTCGCCATCCTGGGCATCGCGATCTTCCGGGTGGTTGTCCGCCAGACCGATCCCTTCCAGCGGACCCTCGCCGGCGGAATCATGGTGTGGCTGCTGGGCCAGGCGAGCATGAACATGGCTGTGGTCACGCAGTTGCTTCCCGTCGTGGGAGTGCCGTTGCCCTTCATCTCCTATGGCGGTTCGGCACTGATCATGTCCTTGTGTGGTGTGGGCGTAGTGTTGTCCTTGGCCCGCGGCCAGCTGCCACCCCAGCAACGTCCACGATTCCTGCCGCGCCGTTCACCCAAACCCGCACGAAAGCGTACCTAGTACTTCATGACTTCTGATTCCCACGCGTCCAAGCCAATATCGGTCGTCCTTGCAGGCGGAGGAACGGCCGGGCACATCAGCCCGTTGCTGGCCATTGCTGATGCCATCAGGGAAAAGCGGCCTGATGCGTCCATCCTGACTGTAGGAACGCCGTCGGGAATGGAAAACAGGCTGATCCCCGCAGCCGGGTACCGACTGGCTACCATCGACAGGGTTCCCTTCCCGCGCCGGCCATCGGTCGACCTGTTCAAACTTCCGGGGCGCCTCGCCGGAGCCGTCAAGCAAGCAACGGGCATCCTCGAGGATTCCCAGGCGGACGTCCTGGTGGGCGTGGGTGGTTATGTGTGCACGCCCATGTACCTCGCGGCCCGGCGACTCGGTATTCCGATCGTCGTCCACGAGGCCAACATGAAGGCAGGGCTTGCCAACCGCGTCGGTGCCAGGTTCAGCCGCCACGTCGCCGTGGCGTTCGCAGGCACACGCCTGAAGGGCGCCCGCCACGTGGGCATGCCGATGCGGCGCGCCATCTCCACGCTCGACCGGGGCTCGGCCGCTCCGGCTGCCAAGGCGCTGCTCGGCCTGGACCCTGACCGTCCGGCCTTGATCGTGACCGGCGGATCGTCCGGCGCACTCAGCATCAACCGGGCGATCGCTGCCGCTCTGCCTGCCTTCGCCGCAGCCGGCATCCAGACTCTCCACATCACCGGCGTCGGTAAAGCTGTCAGGAACGACGACGACGGCGGCCTGCTGGCCGGTGACGGCTACCGCCAGGTTGAGTATGTGGACGGGATGGAGAACGTCTACGCTGCCGCTGATGTTCTGCTGGCCCGCGCCGGGGCGGGTACCGTCAGCGAGGTCGCTGCGGTAGGCGTTCCTGCGGTCTTCGTGCCCTTGCCGATTGGCAACGGGGAGCAGGCCTTGAACGCAGCCCCACTGGTGGAAGCCGGCGGCGCGCTGCTCGTCGAAGACCAGGACCTGGGCCCGCAGTGGCTGGAGCAGGAGCTGATTCCCCTGCTCTCGGACCGGAGCCGGTTGGACGACATGGCCCGCAAGTCCGAAGCCCTTGGTATACGAAACGCAGATCAGCGCATGGCTGATCTTGTCCTGGAAGCGGTATCCGCATGACCACCAGCATTGCCCCCCTCGATAACCTCGGCCGGGTCCACTTCATTGGCATCGGCGGCGTAGGCATGTCCGCCGTCGCACGGATCATGGTGGCCCGTGGGGTCCCGGTGAGCGGCAGCGACGCAAAGGACCTTCCAGTAATGCGGGACCTCGAAGCAGCCGGCGCACGCATCGCCGTTGGATACGATGCCGCCAATCTTGGCGATGCCCAGACGGTGGTTGCAGGCTCGGCCATCCGGGCCGATAATCCGGAACTCGTGGCGGCACGCAGTGCTGGATTGCCTGTCCTCCACCGTTCCGAAGGCCTGGCCGCCACCATGGCCGGCCACCGGGTGGTCACCGTCGCAGGCACGCACGGGAAGTCCACCACCACGTCCATGATTGCCGTGCTCCTGAAGGAAGCGGGCCTGGATCCCTCCTTCGCGATCGGGGCGAATGTTCCCTCACTGGGCGTCAACGCAGCCCACGGTTCCTCGGACATCTTCGTGGCCGAAGCCGACGAATCCGACGGCTCCTTCCTGAACTACCAGCCGCTGATCTCGGTAGTGACGAACGTCGAAGCCGACCACCTGGACCACTACGGGACACCCGAAGCCGTCTTTGCGTCCTTCGACGCTTTCGCCGCGCTGCTGCCCGCACAGGGGCTCCTGCTCGCCTGCGCCGACGACCCGGGCGCGCTTGCCCTCGCCCAACGCACCGCTGCGGCCGGAACTACCCGTGTCCGCACCTATGGCACATCGGGCGAAGCTGACATCAAGCTCCACGACGGCGGACCGGGAGAGGTGTCGGTGGGGGTTGGCGATGACGTCCACCGCCTCGACCTCAAAGTACCGGGACGCCACAATGCGCTGAACGCGGCAGCGGCCTTCGCCGTCGCCCTTGAACTTGGGGTAGCTCCAGCTGCTGCCGCGTCAGCGTTGGGTCACTTCACCGGGGCCTCGCGGAGGTTCGAACTGAAGGGACAGGGGAGCGGGGTCCGTGTTTACGACGATTACGCCCACCATCCCACGGAGGTCCGGGCTGCCCTTTCGGCGGCACGCTCGGTCGCGGGGGAGCACAAAGTGCACGTTCTCTTCCAGCCGCACCTGTTTTCCCGGACCCGCGAATTCGCCGGCGAATTTGCCTCCGCATTGGATGCCGCGGACACGGCCCTGGTCCTGGATATCTACCCTGCCCGGGAGGACCCCATCCCAGGGGTTAC
Proteins encoded:
- the murG gene encoding undecaprenyldiphospho-muramoylpentapeptide beta-N-acetylglucosaminyltransferase, which produces MTSDSHASKPISVVLAGGGTAGHISPLLAIADAIREKRPDASILTVGTPSGMENRLIPAAGYRLATIDRVPFPRRPSVDLFKLPGRLAGAVKQATGILEDSQADVLVGVGGYVCTPMYLAARRLGIPIVVHEANMKAGLANRVGARFSRHVAVAFAGTRLKGARHVGMPMRRAISTLDRGSAAPAAKALLGLDPDRPALIVTGGSSGALSINRAIAAALPAFAAAGIQTLHITGVGKAVRNDDDGGLLAGDGYRQVEYVDGMENVYAAADVLLARAGAGTVSEVAAVGVPAVFVPLPIGNGEQALNAAPLVEAGGALLVEDQDLGPQWLEQELIPLLSDRSRLDDMARKSEALGIRNADQRMADLVLEAVSA
- the murD gene encoding UDP-N-acetylmuramoyl-L-alanine--D-glutamate ligase — translated: MGGAAVNESSETTTSTSDRLKDLTSWDADWSGLRVVVTGIGLSGFSAADTLIELGAKVVVVDAATTDKAKAQADTLKIVGAVDVLLGEDAVNALPLIDDALPDLVVTSPGWRPDQALLAAAKRKHIPVWGDVELAWRLRVREGRKTTEWLAITGTNGKTTTVGMTESMLQAAGLKAIAVGNVGTPILDALRDPVDYDVFAVELSSFQLHWSHSLSPVASVCLNVAEDHVDWHGSYASYLADKAKVYENTQKAAIYNAEQIETERMVENADVVEGCRAIGFTTNTPAISMVGVVEGLLVDRAFIAERKDSAAELAAMADLGPVAPRHMVANALAAAALVRAYGVEPSAVKQGLVNYLPGAHRIQLVAKHNDILWINDSKATNPHAASAALSAFQNVVWIAGGLSKGVNYDDLVKEHAPRLKAVVLIGTDTGQLEASLQRHAPDVPVISQAKGDTESVQTAAGNAASPIFGETVMAQAVASAAGVATSGDTVLMAPAAASMDQFSSYAHRGDAFVQAVRELVEGQAQTTEE
- the ftsW gene encoding putative lipid II flippase FtsW, with the translated sequence MVSTPTRTRGKEPGDGKNKATPPGSRQPKGLRRHWRSFWESLEGKSKAPNSSTYYLILGCALALTAIGIMMVLSASSVEAISEGKSPYADAMKQAAFGVVGLIAMYIISRTNVDWMKKLSWWALGAVVVLLALVQVMGNSVNGNKNWIDLGGITLQPSEMSKLVLCVWIAAVLARKQKLLNRWMHVIIPVVPGAGLVIGLVMLGNDLGTVIVIAAIAAAGLYFAGVPGRMLGIAGIVGVVGAILATVSSSNRMCRITSWLGTASASCTEQFDFDFQSTNGMYGLAQGSWTGLGLGQSRQKYNWLPEAHNDFIFAIIGEELGLVGTIVVLVLFAILGIAIFRVVVRQTDPFQRTLAGGIMVWLLGQASMNMAVVTQLLPVVGVPLPFISYGGSALIMSLCGVGVVLSLARGQLPPQQRPRFLPRRSPKPARKRT
- the mraY gene encoding phospho-N-acetylmuramoyl-pentapeptide-transferase gives rise to the protein MIALLIGAGVALLVALIGTPLFIRFLVAKSYGQFIRDDGPTSHHTKRGTPTMGGTVVVAAVLISYFVTHLIMWMMNPRSAGPSASGLLLLFLMVGMGFVGFLDDYIKISNKRSLGLNARAKLILQAAVGIIFAVLVLQFPNEDGLRPASTQISLVRDIPWLDLAFGGTVLGAILFIVWSNLIITAATNGVNLTDGLDGLAAGASIMVFGAYTIMGIWQNNQACGSPREFGSGCYQVRDPMDLALLAAILSAALVGFLWWNTSPAKIFMGDTGSLAIGGAVAAFAILSRTELLLAFIGGLFVLITLSVIIQVGFFKLSGGKRVFKMAPLQHHFELKGWAEVTVVVRFWILAGLFVAAGLGIFYAEWVVLL
- the murC gene encoding UDP-N-acetylmuramate--L-alanine ligase is translated as MTTSIAPLDNLGRVHFIGIGGVGMSAVARIMVARGVPVSGSDAKDLPVMRDLEAAGARIAVGYDAANLGDAQTVVAGSAIRADNPELVAARSAGLPVLHRSEGLAATMAGHRVVTVAGTHGKSTTTSMIAVLLKEAGLDPSFAIGANVPSLGVNAAHGSSDIFVAEADESDGSFLNYQPLISVVTNVEADHLDHYGTPEAVFASFDAFAALLPAQGLLLACADDPGALALAQRTAAAGTTRVRTYGTSGEADIKLHDGGPGEVSVGVGDDVHRLDLKVPGRHNALNAAAAFAVALELGVAPAAAASALGHFTGASRRFELKGQGSGVRVYDDYAHHPTEVRAALSAARSVAGEHKVHVLFQPHLFSRTREFAGEFASALDAADTALVLDIYPAREDPIPGVTSTLITEQLSTGRLVASAEAVDAIVAAAGEGDVVLTVGAGDVTAYGPMIVEALGG
- the murF gene encoding UDP-N-acetylmuramoyl-tripeptide--D-alanyl-D-alanine ligase, which gives rise to MIAFTAAEIADITHGRLTGDPGIVPSSVVTDSREATPGSLYVAKPGEHADGHSFVDAAFARGAVLALAEREVADSNGNPYPAVVVDDAVLAMGALAAEAVRRIRAEREQRGEKFTVVGITGSAGKTTTKDLLAGVLSTAGATVAPQGSYNGEVGVPLTVFAADARTRFLVIEMGATGLGHIKYLAGMVKPDIGVVLMVGTAHAGEFGGVENIAKTKGELVEALSENGTAVLNLDDGRVAAMRSRTNAKVLGFSAQPATSEEVEARNVVVDADGCPAFDLVLPDGGPSVPVHSRLIGAHHVTNLLAAAAAAFAAGIPAADIAASLSSQQAASRWRMERTEREDGVTIINDAYNANPESMRAALRTLADIGQGRRTWAVLGAMLELGDDSIREHTAVGTQVVRLNISRLVVVGREARALYVSAIQEGSWGDECSFTETVEEAYELLQNELRPGDLVLFKSSNGVGLRHLGDRIALPPRAEPTGESAAEPAASEGNELL